One window of Triticum aestivum cultivar Chinese Spring unplaced genomic scaffold, IWGSC CS RefSeq v2.1 scaffold201140, whole genome shotgun sequence genomic DNA carries:
- the LOC123176815 gene encoding chromatin-remodeling ATPase INO80-like, which translates to MDEGIVVADTAHQSEAHVSPRDTVQDSTLAVVADTTHQREAHVSPRGSPVEMDEHTEGSPVISEEVDEDSEDSSVSSDTAEREDDKEGGNRNPDTTDIEDSSVRSDTEEKEDDKEKAQEGGKKSADKNIADTIARTPARKRCWNRSADKNTADKNTTVMTPKERHDKRKRNFSAKAVSPVTFGVKELLPATDCEEICKLLKEKYNGDEVLNLGGTIMTGAQLLKCIEDPKSAPNLLGVFVECLKQDDNKNGNNNKRIIIQPQHQLDEEFVQVIKKEIGSSKKDGG; encoded by the exons ATGGATGAGGGCATAGTTGTAGCTGACACTGCCCATCAGTCTGAAGCCCACGTTTCTCCTCGAGACACTGTCCAGGACAGCACTCTAGCCGTTGTAGCTGACACTACCCATCAGCGCGAAGCCCACGTTTCTCCTCGAGGCAGTCCTGTAGAGATGGATGAGCACACTGAAGGCTCTCCCGTGATCTCCGAAGAG GTGGATGAGGACAGTGAAGACTCTTCCGTGAGCTCCGATACAGCAGAAAGGGAAGATGACAAGGAAGGTGGTAACCGTAACCCCGATACAACAGACATTGAAGACTCTTCCGTGAGATCCGATACAGAAGAAAAGGAAGATGACAAGGAAAAGGCTCAGGAAGGTGGTAAGAAGAGTGCTGATAAGAATATTGCTGATACAATAGCAAGGACACCAGCAAGGAAACGTTGCTGGAATAGGAGTGCTGATAAGAATACTGCTGATAAGAATACAACAGTAATGACACCAAAAGAGAGACATGACAAGAGGAAGAGGAACTTTTCCGCCAAAGCGGTGTCTCCCGTTACTTTTGGGGTAAAGGAATTATTGCCTGCTACAGACTGTGAGGAGATCTGTAAACTTCTCAAAGAGAAATA CAATGGTGATGAAGTGTTAAATTTGGGTGGGACTATCATGACGGGGGCTCAGCTGCTGAAGTGTATAGAGGATCCTAAGAGTGCCCCGAATCTTCTGGGTGTTTTTGTTGAATGCCTCAAGCAGGATGATAACAAGAACGGCAATAATAATAAAAGAATAATTATCCAACCACAACATCAG TTGGATGAAGAATTTGTGCAAGTGATTAAGAAAGAGATCGGGAGCAGCAAAAAAGATGGAGGGTAG